The window CAATAAATCCGAACAACGCTCGCCCCATACGTATTACCGCGGCTGCTGGCACGTAGTTAGCCGGGGCTTTAGGCAGGTACCGTCATCACTCCGGGTATTAGCCGAAGCTTATTCTTCCCTGCTTACTGGAGTTTACGACCCGAAGGCCTTCATCCTCCACGCGGCGTCGCTGCGTCAGGCTTTCGCCCATTGCGCAAGATTCTTAACTGCTGCCTCCCGTAGGAGTCTGGGCCGTGTCTCAGTCCCAATGTGGCCGTTCACCCTCTCAGGCCGGCTACCCATCGTAGCCTTGGTAGGCCATTACCCCACCAACTAGCTAATGGGCCGCGGACTCATCCTCAGGCGATAGGTCCCGATAAATCGAGATCCCCACCTTTAATGGCTGGAACTTGTGTTCCTACCATCTTATTCGGTATTAGCTCCAGTTTCCCGGAGTTATCCCCAACCTGAGGGTAGATTATCCACGTGTTACTCACCCGTTCGCCACTCTCACCCCAATGCAAGCATCAGGGATCCCGTACGACTTGCATGTTTAAGACGCGCCGCCAGCGTTCGTTCTGAGCCAGAATCAAACTCTCCATTATAGAATATAATAAAGAGTTTACATTCTAAAATTATTATAGGTTTCAAAACCTATTTTCAACAAAGATGAAACCATTCACCCGTGAGATACTACTCAGTTTTCAAAGAACCATGTTTTTGGATAAAAAATCCCACTCATGTGGGAGAGTTGCTGTAAGTGTTCTGAAAGCTTTTCTTTAAATATACTCGCTTTATTTTACTTCGTCAAGTTTTTCTTAAAAAACTTTTCGATTTTTTTTAAGCTTTCCTAAAGAATTTTTTTACTTATGGTTAAAAAGAACACGTCAGCTTCTATCGTTAAGCGATATGTACATATAGTTAACCACTATTGTACTGTCAAGCTTTTTTGAAAAAAATCTTTAAAAAATAAAGATTTTTTCATCTGTATCTTCATCATATGATTGATGAAGAACATACCATTAGTGTATTAGTTAAGCTAATGTTTCGTGACCATACAAAATTTTTTATATAAATGTCAATAAAAATTATAAAAAATATTAATATTTTTATGCCATACCATACTATATAAAGATAATATCTAACATATCAACATGATAAATAATTATTTATATCATAATATATTTTACATGATACAGTATTTTATCTTTAATTTTTCTAATTCTTTCTTTAAATCTGGCAAAATCTTTTTTCCCTGAATGGTATTCATTAAATTATTCATCTCCCTTGGATCTTTCAGTAGATCATATAATTCCGGTTTCCTGCATGCCTGCCATTCAATATACTTATAGCGTTCGGTTCTAAGAGTTTTGTTTGGAGGAACTCTACCTCCAAATGGAAAATCTTTGAAAAGTTCGTACAAAAAAGATTTTCTTCCCGGTGAAAAGGGATTCTTTACAATAGGGATAAAACTCTCTCCCTGCATCCATTCTGGAACGTGAATACCCGCTAAATCCAGTAAACTTGGAGCCAGGTCAATATTTAAAACCATCTTCCTGGAGTACGAACCATATCCGGATAAAAAAAGATAAAGGGTATTCGAATTGATTCCTCATATGGCCAGTGTTTTGCATAAAGTCTGTGTTCACCCCACATATACCCGTTATCACCAGCATACACAATTACTGTATTATTTAGTATCCCCATCTTTTGCAATTTTTGTATAATCCTCCCAATTTGCTCATCAACAGAAACAAGGCAGTCGCAGTCCCGTCTGTAAATATCATGCATTGAACCCATTGAACCTTCCAGCCAGTTATTTCCACTCCATGTATTCCATTTATCCGATTCAGGTGCAAGAAAATCAATTTTTTCATTTTTATATAATCCCTTAAGATGCCGTGGTGGTTTCCAATCATGATGAACAGCTTTATGTGAAAGAAAAAAAGGTCTACACCACGCAAATGAGTAAGGCCTTTCCCGGGCATATGCCACTTTCCAATGAAGGCAGTTTTATACCCAACCTTTTTTAACAATTCAAGAAATGTTACATTTTCATATTTCCATGGTGAAAAATTATATATAACTCCATGTCGTGATGCATAAAGACCAGTTAAAAAGCTGGCCCTGCTTGGACTACACAATGATGTAGTAACAAATGCGTTTTTGATATACAAATTTTCTGCCATGTCAACATAATATTCTTAGATACAGCATTTTATCACTATTGTGCTACTACAATGAGCTATCGCCACATGTAGTATGTATACATTTAAATACTGCTTTTAACCTTAAAAATTACAATACATGAAAGCAGTTCTTACCTATGTGTGCCCAACAAGGAGACATCCTTTAAAATTAGTTTTTAGAAGTTCCCTTATTTTTTTGAAATATGTTTGCCAGGCTATTACAATTATTATTGAATGGTTATACTACATCTATCCAGTGAAGAGACCCTATCATGATAAGCTTTGACCTTGAATGTAACAACGGACATAAATTTGAAGGCTATTTTAAAGATTACAATGCCTTTGATGAACAAATGAAAGCTGGCCTAGTTGAATGCCCGGTGTGCACTTCACGTGATATAAAGCGGCTTTTCACTGGCTGTTCCATCCAGACTAAGGGCTCAATACT of the Spirochaetota bacterium genome contains:
- a CDS encoding sulfatase-like hydrolase/transferase, whose amino-acid sequence is MAYARERPYSFAWCRPFFLSHKAVHHDWKPPRHLKGLYKNEKIDFLAPESDKWNTWSGNNWLEGSMGSMHDIYRRDCDCLVSVDEQIGRIIQKLQKMGILNNTVIVYAGDNGYMWGEHRLYAKHWPYEESIRIPFIFFYPDMVRTPGRWF
- a CDS encoding DUF4976 domain-containing protein, translated to MVLNIDLAPSLLDLAGIHVPEWMQGESFIPIVKNPFSPGRKSFLYELFKDFPFGGRVPPNKTLRTERYKYIEWQACRKPELYDLLKDPREMNNLMNTIQGKKILPDLKKELEKLKIKYCIM